From the genome of Manduca sexta isolate Smith_Timp_Sample1 chromosome 14, JHU_Msex_v1.0, whole genome shotgun sequence, one region includes:
- the LOC119189306 gene encoding uncharacterized protein LOC119189306 isoform X1, protein MDNRKKKRSENWSTEEKDVLRELIAQSRHIIENKNTKASSNKKKTEEWKNIAQRINVLMGKNRSDGDVKLAWKRMKLAAKANSSTHRNHQMQTGGGEKPKSPSQEDLAIMAIAPHDFIMEFNNYDSDANKTAVQLQPLEVKEVIAGSSSAFTPSNMPLEYNDVVEVIMDQDAPNENVTTAVTTDEKKNNIHNKRALKICKQDYLKFILILLFTKNKLGIKDKYLIFQKSSNTRKNIRE, encoded by the exons ATGGATAACCGAAAGAAAAAAAGATCTGAAAATTGGAGTACTGAGGAAAaa gaTGTACTTCGCGAATTAATTGCACAATCACGCCATATTATAgagaacaaaaatacaaaagcttCTTCCAACAAGAAAAAGACTGAAGAATGGAAAAACATAGCACAGag gATCAATGTACTCATGGGAAAGAATAGGTCTGATGGTGATGTTAAATTAGCGTGGAAAAGAATGAAGCTTGCTGCTAAAGCTAATTCGTCCACCCATAGAAATCACCAAATGCAGACAGGGGGTGGTGAAAAGCCTAAGTCACCTTCGCAAGAAGATCTAGCGATTATGGCTATTGCTCCACATGATTTTATTATGGAATTCAATAACTATGACAGTGATGCTAACAAAACAGCT gttCAATTACAACCCCTAGAAGTTAAGGAAGTAATAGCTGGATCTAGTAGTGCTTTTACTCCCTCAAACATGCCCCTTGAATACAATGATGTGGTAGAAGTGATAATGGACCaag ATGCCCCAAATGAAAATGTGACGACTGCCGTTACTActgacgaaaaaaaaaacaacattcataataaaaGGGCCCTCAAAATATGTAAGCAAGATTAccttaagtttatattaatcttattatttactaagaacaaattaggaataaaggataaatatttgatttttcagaaaagtagcaacacaagaaaaaatattagagaGTAA
- the LOC119189306 gene encoding uncharacterized protein LOC119189306 isoform X2, whose product MDNRKKKRSENWSTEEKDVLRELIAQSRHIIENKNTKASSNKKKTEEWKNIAQRINVLMGKNRSDGDVKLAWKRMKLAAKANSSTHRNHQMQTGGGEKPKSPSQEDLAIMAIAPHDFIMEFNNYDSDANKTAVQLQPLEVKEVIAGSSSAFTPSNMPLEYNDVVEVIMDQDAPNENVTTAVTTDEKKNNIHNKRALKI is encoded by the exons ATGGATAACCGAAAGAAAAAAAGATCTGAAAATTGGAGTACTGAGGAAAaa gaTGTACTTCGCGAATTAATTGCACAATCACGCCATATTATAgagaacaaaaatacaaaagcttCTTCCAACAAGAAAAAGACTGAAGAATGGAAAAACATAGCACAGag gATCAATGTACTCATGGGAAAGAATAGGTCTGATGGTGATGTTAAATTAGCGTGGAAAAGAATGAAGCTTGCTGCTAAAGCTAATTCGTCCACCCATAGAAATCACCAAATGCAGACAGGGGGTGGTGAAAAGCCTAAGTCACCTTCGCAAGAAGATCTAGCGATTATGGCTATTGCTCCACATGATTTTATTATGGAATTCAATAACTATGACAGTGATGCTAACAAAACAGCT gttCAATTACAACCCCTAGAAGTTAAGGAAGTAATAGCTGGATCTAGTAGTGCTTTTACTCCCTCAAACATGCCCCTTGAATACAATGATGTGGTAGAAGTGATAATGGACCaag ATGCCCCAAATGAAAATGTGACGACTGCCGTTACTActgacgaaaaaaaaaacaacattcataataaaaGGGCCCTCAAAATAT aa